A stretch of Methylogaea oryzae DNA encodes these proteins:
- a CDS encoding sensor histidine kinase: MGELPLPKILVVDDNPANLQAVKRLFAAAGTPAECVLAASGEEALALVLENEFALLLLDVDMPDMDGYEVAEMLKSVEYTKNLPIIFVTAAYKDHAHQLKGYDLGAVDYIEKPVDDSILLGKVNTFLRLYNSIAERKRAEAEARNLNVELERRVRDRTEQLQAANRELEEFSYSMSHDMAAPLRAIDGYSRILLEEHAGGLDDEGKRLLNALRGNALRMAKLVDDITLFLQMGRRGMKWETVDMAAAAKAAADAVVRAAGSARRAHVVVQDIPAAWGDGEMVRQVWGNLLSNAVKFAAPTGDIEIEVGSVPSPHGPAYYVKDAGVGFDMRYADKLFRVFERLHSPDQYTGTGIGLAIVKRVVERHGGAVWAEGNVGQGAVFYFSLPQQGA, encoded by the coding sequence ATGGGCGAACTCCCCTTGCCGAAAATCCTGGTGGTCGACGACAACCCGGCCAATTTGCAAGCCGTGAAGCGGTTGTTCGCGGCGGCGGGCACGCCGGCCGAATGCGTGCTCGCCGCCTCCGGCGAAGAGGCCTTGGCCCTGGTGCTGGAGAACGAATTCGCCTTGCTGCTGCTGGACGTGGACATGCCGGATATGGATGGCTATGAAGTGGCGGAGATGCTGAAAAGCGTCGAATACACCAAGAATCTGCCGATCATTTTCGTCACCGCTGCCTACAAGGACCACGCCCACCAGTTGAAAGGCTATGACCTGGGGGCGGTGGACTACATCGAAAAGCCGGTGGACGACAGCATTTTGCTGGGCAAGGTGAATACCTTCCTCCGGTTGTACAACAGCATCGCCGAACGCAAACGGGCGGAAGCGGAAGCCAGAAACCTCAACGTGGAGCTGGAGCGGCGGGTGCGGGACCGGACGGAGCAATTGCAGGCCGCCAATCGGGAGCTGGAGGAGTTTTCCTATTCCATGTCCCACGACATGGCGGCGCCCTTGCGGGCCATCGACGGGTATTCGCGCATTTTGCTGGAGGAGCACGCCGGCGGCTTGGACGACGAAGGCAAGCGGCTGCTGAACGCATTGCGCGGCAACGCCCTGCGCATGGCCAAGCTGGTCGACGACATCACCTTGTTCCTGCAAATGGGGCGGCGCGGCATGAAATGGGAGACGGTGGACATGGCGGCCGCGGCGAAAGCGGCCGCCGACGCCGTCGTGCGGGCGGCGGGTTCCGCGCGCCGCGCCCACGTGGTTGTCCAGGACATCCCGGCCGCCTGGGGCGACGGCGAGATGGTGCGCCAGGTGTGGGGCAATTTGTTGTCCAACGCGGTGAAATTCGCGGCGCCGACCGGCGACATCGAAATCGAAGTGGGGAGCGTGCCCAGTCCGCACGGGCCGGCTTACTACGTCAAGGATGCCGGCGTCGGGTTCGACATGCGCTATGCTGACAAACTGTTCCGGGTGTTCGAGCGCCTGCACTCGCCGGATCAATACACCGGCACGGGCATCGGGCTGGCCATCGTCAAACGGGTCGTCGAACGCCACGGCGGCGCCGTATGGGCCGAAGGCAACGTCGGCCAGGGGGCGGTTTTCTATTTCAGCTTGCCGCAGCAAGGGGCGTGA
- a CDS encoding response regulator, which translates to MSEGDNAVEILLVEDTAADAELTMRALRKRGLANHLAWVKDGAEAVDFIFAQGAYDRRQVERGPKVVLLDLRLPKLSGIEVLRRIKGDERTRKIPVVVLTSSKEEIDLDECYALGVNSYIAKPVNFDEFSQVVGELGLYWLLINCPPQM; encoded by the coding sequence ATGAGCGAAGGCGACAATGCCGTGGAGATTCTGCTGGTGGAGGACACCGCCGCCGATGCGGAGTTGACCATGCGCGCCTTGCGCAAGCGCGGCTTGGCCAATCACCTGGCTTGGGTGAAGGACGGCGCCGAGGCGGTGGATTTCATTTTCGCCCAGGGCGCTTACGACCGGCGCCAGGTGGAGCGCGGGCCCAAAGTGGTGTTGCTCGACCTGCGCTTGCCGAAATTGAGCGGCATCGAAGTGCTGCGGCGCATCAAGGGCGACGAGCGGACCCGGAAAATCCCGGTGGTGGTGCTCACGTCCTCCAAGGAGGAAATCGACCTGGACGAATGTTATGCCCTGGGCGTGAACAGCTACATCGCCAAGCCGGTCAACTTCGACGAGTTCAGCCAGGTGGTCGGCGAGTTGGGCCTGTACTGGCTGTTGATCAATTGCCCACCGCAAATGTGA
- a CDS encoding HD domain-containing phosphohydrolase, producing MRDALHILQLEDEPADAELTERELRKAGIAFVSRRVLTRDAFVAALEEFRPDLILADYRLPAFDGLEALRLAQEKLPDVPFIFLSGAMGEEFAIETLHQGAADYVLKGRLSKLVPAVERALQNAEERRARKEADAALRDSAERFRNMTESAQDGIVIIDDNGLITDWNSAAERMFGYRRQEVLGKDMHALAAPPRYLDDYRQHWPNFRTSGRGAVIGTTIEAAGLRRDGGEFPVELSISAAPIQGRWHAIGIIRDISERKRGERALQRSNRFLRTLSRCNETLIHATDEFQLLRDMCRLIVEVGEFPLAWVGYVDSGQPQSIAPMAWFGEHAEEFVADHKASWPEEERLGCPMCVTLNTGDIQTVKDISAYGGCAPCQVRARLFGYCSSIFLPLKGAGGTVVGALAIYARETDAFGRDEYAILAELAADLAFGITTLRERGAREESARQLERALEGTIQAIATTIEARDPYTAGHQKRVSQLAEAIARALAMPEERVGGVRHGAEIHDIGKIYIPAEILSRPGRLNDVEFKLIKMHPEVGYDIVKDIDFPWPVADMILQHHERLNGEGYPRGLKGDEIVLEARILAVADVVDAMASHRPYRAALGVDAALEEIERHRGELYDGAVVDACISLFRRQGFSFA from the coding sequence ATGCGCGACGCTTTACATATCCTGCAACTGGAGGACGAGCCCGCCGACGCGGAGCTGACCGAGCGCGAGCTGCGCAAGGCGGGCATCGCCTTCGTCAGCCGGCGCGTGTTGACGCGGGACGCGTTCGTGGCCGCGCTGGAGGAGTTCCGCCCCGACCTGATCCTGGCCGATTATCGGCTGCCGGCTTTCGACGGCTTGGAGGCCTTGCGGCTGGCCCAAGAAAAGCTGCCGGACGTGCCGTTCATTTTCCTGTCCGGCGCCATGGGGGAGGAGTTCGCCATCGAAACGCTGCACCAGGGCGCCGCCGATTACGTGCTGAAAGGCCGCCTCAGCAAGCTGGTGCCGGCGGTGGAGCGCGCCCTGCAAAACGCCGAGGAGCGCCGCGCCCGCAAGGAAGCCGACGCCGCGCTGCGGGACAGCGCGGAGCGGTTCCGCAACATGACCGAGTCGGCCCAGGACGGCATCGTCATTATCGACGACAACGGCCTGATCACCGACTGGAACAGCGCGGCGGAGCGCATGTTCGGCTACCGCCGGCAGGAGGTGCTGGGCAAGGACATGCATGCCCTCGCCGCGCCGCCCCGTTATCTCGATGACTACCGGCAACACTGGCCGAACTTCCGGACGAGCGGGCGGGGAGCCGTGATCGGCACGACCATCGAAGCCGCCGGGCTGCGCCGCGACGGCGGCGAATTTCCCGTGGAACTGTCCATTTCCGCCGCGCCGATCCAGGGGCGCTGGCATGCCATCGGCATCATCCGCGACATCAGCGAGCGCAAACGGGGCGAGCGGGCGCTGCAGCGCAGCAACCGCTTTTTGCGGACGCTCAGCCGTTGCAACGAAACCCTGATTCACGCCACCGACGAGTTCCAGCTGTTGCGGGACATGTGCCGCTTGATCGTCGAAGTGGGCGAGTTTCCCCTGGCCTGGGTGGGCTATGTCGACAGCGGCCAGCCCCAGTCCATCGCTCCCATGGCTTGGTTTGGCGAACACGCCGAGGAGTTCGTCGCCGACCATAAAGCGAGTTGGCCGGAGGAGGAGCGGCTGGGCTGCCCCATGTGCGTGACGCTGAACACCGGCGATATCCAAACCGTGAAGGACATTTCCGCCTATGGCGGTTGCGCCCCGTGCCAGGTTCGCGCGCGGCTGTTCGGGTATTGCTCGAGCATTTTCCTGCCGTTGAAAGGGGCGGGCGGAACGGTGGTCGGCGCCTTGGCCATCTACGCGCGGGAAACGGACGCGTTCGGCCGCGACGAGTACGCCATCCTGGCCGAATTGGCCGCCGACCTGGCTTTCGGCATCACGACCCTGCGCGAGCGCGGGGCCCGGGAGGAAAGCGCGCGCCAGCTGGAACGGGCGCTGGAAGGCACCATACAAGCCATCGCCACCACCATCGAGGCGCGCGATCCCTACACGGCGGGACACCAGAAGCGCGTGTCGCAACTCGCCGAGGCGATCGCCCGCGCGCTGGCCATGCCGGAGGAGCGCGTGGGCGGCGTGCGGCACGGCGCGGAAATCCACGACATCGGCAAGATCTACATCCCGGCGGAAATCCTCAGCCGCCCCGGCCGTTTGAACGACGTGGAATTCAAGCTGATCAAGATGCACCCGGAAGTCGGCTACGACATCGTCAAGGACATCGATTTTCCCTGGCCGGTGGCCGACATGATTTTGCAGCACCACGAGCGGTTGAACGGCGAGGGCTATCCGCGCGGCCTGAAAGGCGACGAGATCGTGCTGGAGGCCCGGATTCTCGCCGTTGCCGACGTGGTGGACGCCATGGCGTCGCACCGTCCTTACCGGGCGGCCCTGGGGGTGGACGCCGCGCTGGAGGAA